The Erythrobacter sp. JK5 genome includes a region encoding these proteins:
- the hpf gene encoding ribosome hibernation-promoting factor, HPF/YfiA family produces the protein MDIRVSGHQVETGAALQEHAADRLEGIVEKYFDRALTSHVTFGKGAAGTFTCDIVSHVMHGLILKAQGSAQDAHVALDEAAGKIEKQLRRYKRRLKDRHAQADHARAEEEAAYTIFAAEEPEDEVLTEAPPIIAETSVNIPTSSVADAVMMLDLRDTPALFFKNAGTGRHNMVYRRADGSIGWVEPR, from the coding sequence ATGGATATTCGGGTTTCGGGGCACCAGGTTGAAACCGGTGCAGCGCTTCAGGAACACGCGGCCGATCGGCTGGAAGGAATAGTCGAAAAGTATTTCGACCGCGCGCTCACCTCCCATGTGACCTTCGGCAAGGGGGCGGCGGGAACGTTCACCTGCGACATCGTGTCCCACGTGATGCACGGCCTGATCCTCAAGGCGCAGGGTAGCGCGCAGGATGCCCACGTCGCGCTCGACGAAGCGGCAGGCAAGATCGAGAAGCAGCTGCGGCGCTACAAGCGGCGGCTCAAGGACCGACATGCCCAGGCCGATCATGCGCGCGCCGAGGAGGAAGCCGCCTACACCATCTTCGCGGCGGAAGAGCCGGAAGACGAAGTCCTCACCGAAGCGCCGCCGATTATCGCCGAAACCAGCGTCAACATTCCGACCAGCAGCGTCGCGGACGCGGTGATGATGCTCGATCTGCGCGACACGCCGGCCCTGTTCTTCAAAAATGCTGGAACCGGCAGGCATAATATGGTCTATCGCCGCGCGGACGGATCGATCGGTTGGGTCGAACCGCGCTAG
- the dnaQ gene encoding DNA polymerase III subunit epsilon: MREIVFDTETTGLDPKTGDRMVEIGCIEMIDRVETGSTYHAYYNPQRDMPAAAEAVHGLSSAFLAAKPLFSETAVELLAFLGDAPLVAHNAGFDFGFLNAELERIGREPVSLDRMVDTVAIARRKHPGAKLSLDALCTRYGIDRSHRVKHGALLDAELLAQVYVELTGGRQIGLELAAEETAAAIEVRDQSGAMTVAAGSSRILREPRPHAASPEELARHREFMAGIENPIWAR; encoded by the coding sequence ATGCGGGAAATTGTTTTCGACACCGAGACCACCGGGCTCGACCCGAAGACGGGGGATCGGATGGTCGAGATCGGGTGCATCGAAATGATCGACCGGGTCGAGACCGGCAGCACCTACCACGCTTACTACAATCCCCAGCGCGACATGCCCGCCGCCGCCGAAGCGGTGCATGGACTGTCCTCGGCGTTCCTCGCCGCCAAGCCGCTGTTCTCCGAAACCGCGGTCGAATTGCTCGCATTTCTCGGCGACGCGCCACTGGTCGCGCACAATGCGGGCTTCGATTTCGGGTTTCTCAACGCCGAGCTGGAACGGATCGGGCGCGAGCCGGTTTCGCTCGATCGTATGGTCGATACCGTCGCGATCGCGCGCCGGAAGCATCCCGGCGCGAAGCTGTCGCTCGATGCCCTGTGCACCCGCTACGGTATCGATCGCAGCCACCGGGTGAAGCACGGCGCGCTGCTCGACGCCGAGCTGCTCGCGCAGGTGTATGTCGAACTGACCGGCGGACGACAGATCGGGCTCGAACTGGCGGCCGAGGAAACCGCAGCCGCTATCGAAGTGAGAGACCAGTCCGGCGCGATGACGGTGGCGGCAGGATCGAGCCGTATCCTCCGCGAACCGCGCCCCCATGCCGCCAGTCCCGAAGAACTCGCCCGTCACCGCGAATTCATGGCGGGGATCGAGAACCCGATCTGGGCCCGCTGA
- the coaE gene encoding dephospho-CoA kinase (Dephospho-CoA kinase (CoaE) performs the final step in coenzyme A biosynthesis.) — translation MSGATGSPQRKPLMIGLTGSIGMGKSTVAAMFERAGVPVFDADAEVRAMQGTNGALLPAIEAAFPGSTGPGGVDRDRLGQLVFGDKDALQRLEAIVHPAVAEKRAQFLADNAGARMLVFDIPLLFERGGEAAFDAVVVVSAPAQVQRERVLARAGMTQEKFEHILQLQVPDVEKRARATHVIDTGVSLAETEAQVRLIVDELAQRTA, via the coding sequence ATGAGCGGCGCGACGGGGTCCCCGCAACGCAAGCCGCTGATGATCGGCCTCACCGGCTCGATCGGCATGGGCAAGTCGACCGTCGCGGCCATGTTCGAGCGGGCCGGAGTTCCGGTGTTCGACGCCGATGCCGAAGTTCGCGCGATGCAAGGCACGAACGGCGCATTGCTGCCCGCCATCGAGGCCGCCTTTCCCGGATCGACCGGACCCGGCGGCGTCGATCGCGACCGGCTCGGACAGCTCGTGTTCGGCGACAAGGATGCGCTGCAAAGGCTTGAAGCGATCGTCCACCCGGCAGTTGCGGAAAAACGCGCGCAATTTCTGGCCGACAACGCCGGTGCAAGGATGCTGGTGTTCGACATCCCGCTGCTGTTCGAACGCGGCGGGGAAGCGGCATTCGACGCTGTGGTGGTCGTGTCCGCGCCGGCGCAGGTCCAGCGGGAGCGGGTGCTCGCCCGAGCCGGGATGACCCAGGAAAAGTTCGAGCATATCCTGCAACTGCAGGTGCCCGATGTCGAAAAGCGCGCGCGCGCAACGCATGTGATCGACACCGGCGTATCGCTCGCGGAAACCGAAGCGCAGGTGCGCCTGATCGTCGATGAGCTGGCACAGCGAACAGCCTAA
- the aroE gene encoding shikimate dehydrogenase — protein MSAPYAQVIGDPIAQSKSPLIHGFWLEKLGLDAAYDAVHVTSGGLAAYIADRVGNADWRGCNVTMPHKQAIIPMLDRLDPIAARIGAVNTAVREGRELVGYNTDADGFIEPLQPFLDQDHLFRMARIIGSGGAARAIITALAQHRFTLVVAARNPDKARALLDELAPDGEHYAVPIEHFAGPTDFAFDDREQCFDLVINASPLGMRGQPSLAFDWTHAPPGSIAYDIVTDPVETAFLAGARASGLRTIGGLAMLIGQAATAFERFFGMSPPREFDAELLERLQE, from the coding sequence GTGAGCGCGCCGTATGCCCAAGTGATCGGCGATCCGATCGCGCAGTCTAAATCGCCGCTGATCCACGGTTTCTGGCTCGAGAAACTGGGGCTCGATGCGGCGTACGATGCCGTGCATGTGACCTCCGGGGGATTGGCTGCCTATATCGCGGACCGTGTCGGGAATGCGGACTGGCGCGGCTGCAACGTCACCATGCCGCACAAGCAGGCGATCATTCCGATGCTCGACCGGCTCGATCCGATTGCCGCGCGGATCGGCGCGGTGAACACCGCTGTGCGCGAAGGCCGAGAGCTGGTCGGATACAACACCGATGCCGACGGTTTTATCGAACCATTGCAGCCGTTTCTGGATCAGGACCATCTGTTCCGCATGGCGCGGATCATCGGCAGCGGCGGAGCTGCCCGCGCGATCATCACCGCGCTTGCGCAGCATCGCTTCACCCTCGTCGTCGCCGCACGCAACCCCGACAAGGCGCGCGCGCTGCTCGACGAACTCGCGCCTGATGGCGAGCACTACGCCGTGCCGATCGAACACTTCGCCGGCCCCACCGATTTCGCATTCGACGACCGCGAGCAATGTTTCGACCTGGTGATCAACGCCTCTCCGCTTGGCATGCGCGGGCAGCCGTCTCTTGCGTTCGACTGGACCCACGCACCGCCGGGCAGCATCGCCTATGATATCGTCACCGACCCGGTCGAAACCGCGTTTCTGGCCGGTGCGCGCGCCTCCGGCTTGCGGACGATCGGCGGGCTGGCGATGCTGATCGGGCAGGCGGCGACCGCGTTCGAGAGGTTCTTCGGGATGTCGCCTCCTCGCGAATTCGATGCCGAACTGCTGGAAAGGCTGCAGGAATGA
- a CDS encoding nucleoside triphosphate pyrophosphatase — MSNERPRLILASKSASRRAMLDAAGVRYEAIPAEIDERRIEAGLTDASPAQIAQALSVAKAAALASEYTDAIVLGSDSLVVVENERFDKPTSRGNAAEHLRFFSGKVMELHSGAALVRDHTCEWSHSDVARLHVREMSDDFIEHYLDHEWPEVGFTVGCFRIEAMGVQLFETIEGDQFTVLGMPLLPVLGALREHGVLRS; from the coding sequence ATGAGCAATGAGCGCCCGCGGCTGATCCTCGCGTCGAAATCGGCGTCGCGCCGGGCGATGCTCGATGCGGCGGGAGTTCGCTACGAAGCGATTCCTGCTGAGATCGACGAGCGCCGGATCGAAGCGGGGCTGACCGATGCTTCCCCTGCGCAAATCGCCCAGGCGCTGAGCGTTGCCAAGGCGGCTGCGCTGGCGTCCGAGTACACGGACGCGATCGTGCTGGGCAGCGATTCGCTGGTCGTGGTCGAGAACGAAAGGTTCGACAAGCCGACCTCGCGCGGCAACGCCGCCGAGCATCTGCGGTTTTTCTCGGGCAAGGTGATGGAACTGCACAGCGGCGCGGCGCTTGTGCGCGACCACACCTGCGAGTGGAGTCATTCCGATGTCGCGCGGCTGCACGTGCGCGAGATGTCGGACGATTTCATCGAGCATTACCTCGACCACGAATGGCCCGAAGTGGGTTTCACAGTGGGTTGCTTCCGGATTGAAGCGATGGGCGTGCAATTGTTTGAAACTATCGAAGGCGACCAGTTCACCGTGCTCGGCATGCCGCTCCTCCCGGTGCTCGGCGCCCTGCGTGAACATGGGGTCCTGCGCTCGTGA
- a CDS encoding pyruvate, water dikinase regulatory protein — protein sequence MPRLNLHLVSDSTGETLEMIAKAALAQFDGPDVSRHFWPMVRSLQHLDRIVPDLADNPGLVLFTLVNPDTRTRLEDHCRTLGLPAVPVLDQVTAALEAQLGQEAHGRPGRQHLMDADYFRRVDAIQYTIAHDDGIGHDDWEEADIVLAGVSRSSKTPTSIYLANRGYKTANIPLVVESPPPDSLFRLRNPLVVGLTTAPERLVQIRRNRLLSLNEATETSYVDNERVKAEIQFARRMFADNGWPVIDVTRRSIEESAAAIIRLVQERKRREKPVDGVSKPI from the coding sequence ATGCCTCGTCTCAACCTGCACCTCGTCTCGGATTCGACCGGCGAGACGCTCGAAATGATCGCCAAGGCAGCGCTGGCGCAATTCGACGGACCCGACGTCAGCCGCCATTTCTGGCCGATGGTGCGATCGCTCCAGCACCTCGACCGGATCGTCCCCGATCTCGCCGACAATCCGGGGCTGGTGCTGTTCACCCTGGTCAACCCCGATACCCGCACACGGCTCGAAGATCATTGTCGCACGCTGGGTCTGCCTGCGGTTCCGGTGCTCGATCAAGTGACTGCCGCGCTCGAAGCGCAGCTCGGGCAAGAGGCGCACGGCCGCCCTGGCCGCCAGCACCTGATGGATGCCGACTATTTCCGCCGCGTCGATGCGATCCAGTACACGATCGCGCACGATGACGGGATCGGGCACGACGACTGGGAAGAAGCCGACATCGTGCTCGCCGGCGTGTCGCGCAGCTCGAAGACGCCGACCAGCATCTACCTTGCCAATCGCGGCTACAAGACGGCGAACATCCCGCTGGTGGTCGAAAGCCCGCCGCCCGACAGCCTGTTCCGCTTGCGCAATCCGCTGGTCGTCGGCCTTACCACCGCGCCCGAGCGGCTGGTGCAGATCCGGCGCAACCGCCTGCTCTCGCTCAACGAAGCGACCGAGACATCCTATGTCGACAACGAGCGGGTGAAGGCCGAAATCCAGTTCGCGCGGCGGATGTTTGCCGACAATGGCTGGCCGGTGATCGACGTAACCCGACGTTCGATCGAAGAGAGCGCGGCGGCGATCATCCGCCTGGTGCAGGAGCGCAAACGCCGCGAAAAACCGGTCGACGGGGTATCCAAGCCGATATGA